One genomic window of Halococcus agarilyticus includes the following:
- a CDS encoding BCCT family transporter codes for MASDESDQATGEMSDGLQVELFHPDSDRSPGDTNKQLLGGNFDIHPVVFPGALLLIVLFIAITLILGQEQATAVFDGTKTFIESTFGWFYLLAVNVFLITIVYFAISKYGSIRIGGVEAEKEFSTFSWMAMLFSAGMGIGLMFFSVTEPVVYFNSPPAFFGAEAGTAAAGTAAMAQTFFHWGLSPWAIYGLVGLGLAFFSFNRGLPLTFRSIFWPLLGDRIYGWPGHIIDLVSVFATLFGLCTSLGLGVAQVNSGFSYVGGDMLGIIDLSINTSVQVVLIAGITFIAVLSVAAGLDGGVKRLSTVNLYLMLILLGFLFIVGPTLFVLGTMAEGLGAYLGNFLALSFFTGTLGAGGAALDGTVSAWTVFYWGWWIAWSPFVGMFIARISKGRTVREFVLGVLVLPTLFSVVWLSTFGGSALATALQGSGSGPIMSAYSSMEYSTFETLGMFIMLEQYPLGAISGILATLLVITFFVTSSDSGSLVIDHLTSGGKHDVPRAQRVFWATTEGIVAAVLLWGGGLNGLQAAAISTGLPFAVILLVMCYTVYLGLDNEYTILESEAFREQIDQISDSDDVAVDRTGGDVVTGVADGRDTSND; via the coding sequence ATGGCTAGCGACGAATCCGACCAGGCGACGGGCGAGATGTCCGACGGGCTGCAAGTGGAGCTGTTCCACCCCGACTCCGATCGATCACCGGGAGACACGAACAAGCAACTCCTTGGGGGGAACTTCGACATCCACCCCGTCGTTTTCCCGGGTGCGCTGTTGTTGATCGTACTGTTCATCGCCATCACCCTCATTCTGGGCCAAGAACAGGCCACAGCGGTCTTCGACGGCACCAAGACGTTCATCGAGTCGACGTTCGGCTGGTTTTACCTGCTGGCGGTGAACGTCTTCCTGATCACGATCGTGTACTTCGCGATCAGCAAGTACGGGTCGATCAGGATCGGCGGCGTGGAGGCGGAAAAGGAGTTCAGCACGTTCTCGTGGATGGCGATGCTGTTCAGCGCCGGCATGGGGATCGGTCTCATGTTCTTCAGCGTGACCGAACCGGTGGTGTACTTCAACAGTCCACCGGCCTTCTTCGGTGCCGAGGCCGGGACGGCGGCGGCGGGAACGGCGGCGATGGCTCAGACGTTCTTCCACTGGGGGCTCTCCCCGTGGGCCATCTACGGGCTCGTCGGACTCGGGCTGGCCTTCTTCTCCTTCAACCGCGGGCTACCGTTGACGTTCCGCTCGATCTTCTGGCCGTTGCTCGGCGACCGCATCTACGGTTGGCCCGGCCACATCATCGACCTCGTGTCGGTGTTCGCCACGCTCTTTGGCCTGTGTACCTCGCTCGGCCTCGGCGTCGCGCAGGTGAACTCCGGCTTCTCCTACGTGGGCGGCGATATGCTCGGGATCATCGACCTCTCGATCAACACGTCAGTACAGGTCGTGCTCATCGCGGGCATCACCTTCATCGCGGTGCTGTCGGTCGCGGCCGGCCTCGACGGCGGTGTCAAGCGCCTGAGCACGGTCAACCTCTACTTGATGCTCATCCTGCTCGGGTTCCTGTTCATCGTCGGGCCGACGCTCTTCGTCCTCGGGACGATGGCGGAAGGGCTCGGCGCGTATCTCGGCAACTTCCTCGCGCTGAGCTTCTTCACCGGGACGCTCGGTGCGGGGGGCGCTGCGCTCGATGGGACCGTCTCGGCGTGGACCGTCTTCTACTGGGGCTGGTGGATCGCGTGGTCGCCCTTCGTCGGGATGTTCATCGCGCGCATCTCGAAGGGTCGCACGGTCCGTGAGTTCGTACTCGGCGTGCTGGTCCTGCCGACGCTGTTCTCGGTCGTCTGGCTCTCGACGTTCGGCGGGAGCGCCCTGGCGACGGCGCTGCAGGGGAGCGGGAGCGGGCCGATCATGAGCGCGTACAGCTCGATGGAGTACAGCACGTTCGAGACGCTCGGGATGTTCATCATGCTCGAGCAGTACCCGCTCGGTGCCATCTCGGGTATTCTCGCCACGCTGCTCGTGATCACCTTCTTCGTCACGTCCTCTGACTCGGGATCGCTGGTCATCGATCACCTGACCTCGGGCGGCAAGCACGACGTGCCGCGCGCCCAGCGCGTCTTCTGGGCGACCACCGAGGGGATCGTCGCGGCGGTGTTGCTCTGGGGCGGCGGCCTCAACGGCCTCCAGGCGGCGGCGATCTCGACCGGCCTCCCGTTCGCGGTGATCCTCCTCGTGATGTGCTATACGGTGTACTTGGGGCTCGACAACGAGTACACCATCCTCGAATCCGAGGCGTTCCGCGAGCAGATCGATCAGATCAGTGACAGCGACGACGTGGCCGTGGATCGCACGGGTGGGGACGTGGTAACCGGGGTTGCGGACGGGAGGGACACCTCCAACGACTGA
- the ilvA gene encoding threonine ammonia-lyase, producing MSQDAAPPVTFADIEAARDRLDDESVVKPTPVERSTSLDDVTGGEVHLKMEHLQWTGSFKPRGAYNKIARLVAEGRTEGVVAASAGNHAQGVALAATKLGMDATIVMPNGAPQAKVDATREYGATVELVGQDFQAAMNHAQELVADDATAFVHAYDDPAIVAGQGTLGVEMVEDCPDVDTVVVPIGGGGLISGIATAYSELSPETRVVGVQAEGAATVPDSLDKGLPQTLDSVDTIADGIATGGISDLTLSLIEEHVDEIVTVTDGEIARAILLLLERAKQVVEGAGAASVAAILSDDLDVENERVLALLCGGNLDMTMLQTVLIHALTDREQLLRLRVRIDDQAGKMREVSGVIADHDANIRTVRHDRSAPELDVGEAYLVFEVETTGASHARTIIRSIRDHGYEVRHVNA from the coding sequence ATGAGCCAGGACGCCGCCCCTCCAGTGACGTTCGCGGATATCGAGGCGGCCCGCGACCGGCTCGACGACGAGTCGGTAGTGAAGCCCACGCCGGTCGAGCGGAGCACCTCGCTCGACGACGTTACTGGTGGTGAGGTTCACCTGAAGATGGAACACCTCCAGTGGACCGGCTCGTTCAAGCCCCGCGGCGCGTACAACAAGATCGCCCGGCTCGTCGCCGAGGGCCGTACAGAAGGAGTCGTCGCGGCGAGCGCCGGTAATCATGCGCAGGGCGTGGCGCTCGCCGCGACGAAACTCGGGATGGACGCCACGATCGTGATGCCGAACGGGGCCCCGCAGGCGAAGGTCGACGCGACCCGCGAGTACGGCGCGACGGTCGAACTCGTCGGCCAGGACTTCCAGGCGGCGATGAACCATGCTCAAGAGCTCGTCGCGGACGACGCGACCGCGTTCGTCCACGCCTACGACGACCCCGCGATCGTCGCGGGCCAGGGCACCCTCGGCGTCGAGATGGTCGAGGACTGTCCCGACGTCGATACTGTCGTGGTGCCGATCGGCGGCGGCGGCCTGATCTCGGGGATCGCGACGGCGTACAGCGAGCTCTCGCCCGAGACGCGCGTCGTCGGCGTCCAGGCCGAGGGGGCCGCAACCGTCCCGGACAGCCTCGACAAGGGGCTCCCACAGACGCTCGATTCCGTCGACACGATCGCCGACGGGATCGCGACCGGCGGGATCTCGGATCTCACGCTCTCGCTCATCGAGGAACACGTCGACGAGATCGTGACCGTCACCGACGGCGAGATCGCCCGCGCGATCCTCCTCCTCCTCGAACGCGCGAAACAGGTCGTCGAGGGTGCGGGTGCGGCGTCGGTCGCCGCGATCCTCAGCGATGATCTCGATGTCGAAAACGAGCGTGTCCTCGCGCTACTGTGCGGCGGGAACCTCGACATGACGATGCTGCAAACCGTGCTGATCCACGCGCTCACCGACCGCGAGCAGCTCCTCCGGCTCCGGGTGCGGATCGACGACCAGGCCGGCAAGATGCGGGAGGTGTCGGGAGTGATCGCCGACCACGACGCCAACATTCGAACCGTCCGCCACGACCGTTCGGCCCCCGAACTCGACGTCGGCGAGGCCTACCTCGTCTTCGAGGTCGAGACCACCGGCGCGAGCCACGCTCGCACCATCATCCGGTCGATCCGCGATCACGGATACGAGGTCAGACACGTCAATGCCTGA